Proteins encoded in a region of the Benincasa hispida cultivar B227 chromosome 2, ASM972705v1, whole genome shotgun sequence genome:
- the LOC120070538 gene encoding uncharacterized protein LOC120070538: protein MEATSSSPSPTRSRGGHRHSGSGSGDERPRFFDTKAKAICWDKADVVPGRHPERWRKDAAGNVVCKRFCNCQGCLCFEYDHIVPYSKGGESTADNCQILQTRVNRFKSNRNDVDTSELKGYSCDIKFTDKELDIIEMAVYGDVIRPGNQCRCRTVSEMLGQYKAKDRLAPCKLPYNEDSL, encoded by the exons ATGGAAGCTACTTCCAGTTCGCCGTCACCGACTCGTTCCCGCGGCGGACATAGACACAGTGGCTCCGGAAGTGGGGACGAACGGCCAAGATTTTTCGACACAAAAGCGAAAGCCATTTGTTGGGATAAGGCGGATGTTGTCCCTGGCCGACATCCCGAGCGTTGGCGTAAGGACGCCGCTGGTAATGTCGTCTGTAAGCGCTTCTGCAACTGCCAGGGCTGCCTCTGCTTTGAGTACGATCACATTGTCCCTTACTCCAAAG GCGGGGAATCCACGGCAGATAATTGCCAGATTCTTCAGACGAGAGTAAACAGATTCAAATCGAACAGAAACGACGTTGATACGTCTGAGTTGAAAGGCTATTCATGTGATATCAAGTTTACTG ATAAGGAGCTTGACATAATTGAAATGGCTGTTTATGGAGATGTAATCCGGCCAGGGAACCAATGTCGTTGCAGAACAGTTTCTGAAATGCTTGGCCAATATAAAGCCAAAGACCGTTTGGCCCCCTGCAAATTGCCATATAATGAAGATTCTTTGTAA